In Rhodamnia argentea isolate NSW1041297 chromosome 4, ASM2092103v1, whole genome shotgun sequence, the following proteins share a genomic window:
- the LOC125314818 gene encoding uncharacterized protein LOC125314818 gives MAMATPQDAPHAEPPPHVRLDVDSNSGTNPTQIPAVLAEPVPEQQKKVEDGHYYRPLLRAAFEGDWETANRFFVRDIASKKAIITSESQTALHIAAMSAQDQFVKNLVELLSPEELEVADGKQCTAIHYAALGGRIRMVKALVRRNPKLTHVLDGQGFVPLRRFAEYGAMSKEVAWFLAMNTTDDDPSRPFSGTQGFDTILYLAYAGHHGVPVDLNSIPDENSRISVPPTKMAQALQIFAKLFVVEALRALKKLPWNAAKIVAPPVQSIHDAKLRHKAAVELAKLVCAEISYMKTSEILTFFKEDTVIFRATSKGIVELLEICLKSFPELIWTTVDGKSWLTIAVEHRQEEVCRLFLAANSANNLCVIPTTPEDAESKAMLQAAAQYSPNFGYLSNVPEVAFQMQRELQWFKAVESCVHPFYKIQTTSRQEGNTKVSKTYWHIFLDEHKELLKNGQKWMKSTPSSFLLISTLIAMALFVAALIVSGGNNDSTRVPILLGKDSLVVFAITDALGLFFSMAAILSFSAILTSSCEPEDFLYSLPKKMIIGLSSLFFSLAFMLASFAAALAIVLDERLDFRCFFKWLNPPLDRASSGPERFGNDLQIAG, from the exons ATGGCAATGGCAACCCCTCAAGATGCCCCTCATGCTGAACCACCTCCTC ATGTTCGTCTGGACGTGGACTCGAACTCGGGAACTAATCCTACACAAATACCAGCGGTTCTAGCTGAACCAGTGCCAG aacaacaaaaaaaggtgGAGGATGGTCACTATTATCGACCGCTGCTGCGAGCTGCGTTCGAGGGTGATTGGGAGACTGCTAATAGATTCTTCGTGCGAGATATAGCCTCAAAGAAAGCTATAATTACAAGCGAATCTCAAACTGCGCTACATATAGCGGCCATGAGCGCCCAAGATCAGTTCGTCAAGAACCTGGTCGAGCTCTTGTCTCCGGAAGAACTTGAAGTGGCTGATGGCAAACAGTGCACCGCCATCCATTATGCCGCCTTGGGTGGAAGAATAAGGATGGTCAAGGCATTAGTCAGAAGAAATCCTAAGTTGACACACGTTCTAGACGGTCAGGGATTCGTTCCTCTACGGCGATTTGCTGAATACGGTGCCATGTCTAAGGAGGTTGCTTGGTTCCTGGCCATGAATACAACAGACGACGATCCGAGTCGCCCTTTTTCCGGTACTCAAGGGTTTGATACCATCTTATACCTTGCCTATGCTGGTCATCATG GTGTTCCGGTGGACTTGAACTCCATTCCCGATGAGAATTCAAGGATCTCGGTGCCACCAACTAAGATGGCTCAAG CACTTCAGATTTTCGCAAAGTTATTCGTGGTTGAAGCCCTTAGAGCTTTGAAAAAGCTTCCCTGGAATGCTGCCAAAATTGTGG CTCCTCCAGTCCAGAGCATTCATGATGCAAAGCTGAGACACAAGGCGGCTGTTGAGTTGGCAAAACTAGTTTGCGCCGAGATTTCTTACATGAAAACATCTGAGATCCTCACATTCTTTAAAGAAGACACCGTCATCTTTAGGGCCACATCTAAGGGAATCGTTGAACTGCTGGAGATATGCCTTAAGTCCTTCCCGGAGCTAATTTGGACTACCGTTGATGGTAAAAGTTGGCTGACAATTGCCGTGGAGCATCGCCAAGAGGAGGTTTGTAGACTCTTTTTGGCGGCAAACTCGGCTAATAATCTGTGCGTCATCCCTACCACACCCGAAGACGCTGAGTCAAAGGCCATGTTGCAAGCGGCAGCACAATACTCGCCTAATTTTGGCTATTTGAGCAATGTCCCCGAAGTAGCTTTTCAGATGCAGAGAGAACTTCAATGGTTTAAG GCTGTGGAAAGTTGCGTCCATCCTTTTTACAAGATACAGACGACTTCTCGTCAAGAAGGAAATACCAAAGTTTCTAAGACATATTGGCATATATTCCTAGATGAGCACAAGGAGTTGCTTAAGAATGGACAAAAATGGATGAAGAGTACACCAAGTTCATTCTTGCTCATCTCAACCCTAATCGCTATGGCTCTGTTTGTTGCGGCTTTGATCGTATCGGGAGGCAACAACGACAGTACTAGGGTCCCTATATTGTTAGGAAAGGACTCTCTCGTGGTTTTTGCGATCACGGATGCACTAGGCTTGTTCTTCTCCATGGCAGCCATCTTATCATTCTCAGCCATCCTGACTTCATCCTGCGAGCCGGAAGATTTTCTCTACTCGTTGCCGAAGAAGATGATAATCGGcctctcctccctctttttCTCCCTGGCTTTCATGCTCGCATCCTTCGCCGCTGCTCTCGCCATCGTGTTGGATGAGAGACTCGA CTTCCGTTGCTTTTTCAAATGGTTAAATCCACCTTTGGACCGAGCATCTTCCGGCCCAGAAAGATTTGGAAACGATCTACAAATTGCTGGATGA